From the genome of Deferribacteraceae bacterium V6Fe1:
AGATAATTGTTTGAAAATGTCATCCAAAAGCGGATTCTTTTCAGCCCTTTTATATTTTTTACAAGTGATTCGAGCTCTTCATGATACAGTAGATAGCTTTCGTGGGGGCCTGCAACAGGATAATCGAAAGTAAAATGGACTGAGCCATCTTCAATTATAGGGGGGGTCTCAACCCATTTGCCGTCTTTCCAATGCCTTACGACCTGAGTAACTTCTCTGATGTTTATTTCTGGATTAAAGTTTGTGGCAAAAGGGTGCCCATGATTGCCAGCATTGCAGTCAAGAATGTCGATATAGTTTATTTCATCGTATAAATGTTTTTGGGCGTAAGCACAAAAAATATTTGTAACTCCGGGGTCAAATCCGCACCCCAAAATAGCCATTAACCCTTTTTCTTTGAACTTATCTTGATAAGCCCACTGCCAACTGTATTCGAAATGTGCTGTATCGATAGGTTCATAATTTGCAGTGTCAAGATAGTTTACTCCTGCTTCAAGGCAGGCATCCATAATTGTCAAGTCTTGATAAGGGAGTGCAACATTAATTACCAAATCAGGGTTATACTTTTTAAATAGTGCTACCAAATCGTTAACGTTATCAGCATCAACCTGCTCAACATTAATATCTACATTATAATTTTGTTTTACCTCTTTTGCTATTTGTTTACATTTAGACAAAGTTCTGCTTGCCAAACATATTTCTGTAAATACATTCGGCAGACTTGCACATTTTTTAGCAACAACATTTCCGACGCCGCCTGCGCCAATAATAATTACTTTTCCCATAATTACTCCTTTTTAATCGTTTTTACATCCCGCAATGGTTTTAAGATAACAGTTTTCACTAAGGAAAACATATAGTTTACCTAAAATATAGCCTCTCATATCATCGTTTATCTTTTCCGATTCTTCTATTTTTTGTTTCAATCTTCTTTCTACATCTTTTATATCATAATCCATATCATCAAGAATATCCAAAATATTTTGAGCCTCAATGATATTTTTGATTTCGTAGTTACCATCTTCATCAAAATTTACGGTTAACTCAGTAGGATGTGTAAACAGGTTGTGTTGCATCCCCATCGTTTCTTGATATGCACCTACAAGAAAAAAACACAAGAAATAGTCTTCTTCGGTAAGGTTTACATCGTGCAAGAAAAGAGGCTTTTGCGTGTCAAAAGATATTTCACCGTCGCTGTCGCAAGTGATATCCCAAAGGCTTGCAGACCTTGTCGGATCTTCGTCAAGCTTTTCAAGAGGCATGACAGGGAAATTTTGCCCGAGCCCCCAATAGTCGGGAAGACTTTGGAATATGGAAAAGTTTAAAAGGTATCTTTCCTGAATCATATTTTGGATATTTATAATATCGGTCAAATTTTTGTTTTTTAATAAATCCACAGCTTTTTTGATTATAAGGTGGACAAGTATCTCGGTATTGCTCCTGTCTATTAAATCTATGTAACCAAGATCAAAAAGGGTCAAGAGTGATTCCATATGGTCTAAGCTATCGTGCAAAAATTCGATGGCATTATTTTCATTCATTATCTTGTAAAGTTCGTACAATTCATCAATTAACGGCGGATTCTTTTCTTTAAGGTTTAACTCTTTTTGATCATATTCTTGAGAAAAAAGCTCAAGAACGGGAGCTACCACAATGGCATGACTTGCCGCTATAAATCTCCCTGCTTCTATGTATATATCAGGCTCAGGAACTTTTTTATTTTGTGAAATCATTTTCAAGAGATACACAACGTCACTTGTAAACTCTTCCAAAGTATAATTCTTTTCATATATTCCTTTGTGCTGGCTATATTCTACGGCAAGCCCGCCACCAAGGTCAACGGAGTTTAAGTTTGTTGCGCCCATTTTGTAAAGTTCAGCATATATGTTACCTGCCTCACGTAAAGCCTTTTTCATCGGTGAAATTTCGCTTATCTGTGAGCCGATATGAAAATGTATCATTTTAAAATTTTCGAGCATATCGGCTTGCTTTAACATTGTCATAGCCTCTACAAGCTCGGCTGATGTGAGTCCAAATTTTGAGTTTATTCCCCCACTTTTAGCCCAAATCCCTATGCCTGAGCTATGCAGTCTGATTCTAAGTCCGATATTAGGGTAGGGTGGCCCCATCTCTTTTGCGACTTCTAATATTGTTTCCAACTCATTTATACCCTCTATTGTGATTGTAATGTCGTGCCCCATTTGAGCTGCAATAAATCCAAGCGTTATCATTTCCTTATCTTTGAATCCATTTACTATTATCGGGCTGCCGAGATTTGTATAGCTCATTGCAATAATCAGCTCAGGTTTACTACCTGCTTCAAGTCCGTAGTTATAACCTTGGGATATTTCGGTTAATGGTATTACAAAATTTGGAAATTGATTTACTTTGAGAGGAAAGACACCGTTAAATTTTCCCTTATATGAATACTCTTTCATCGACTTTTCAAAACTTTCAAAAAGTGTATCTATCTGATTTTTAATGAGATGCGGGAATCTTATAAGCAAAGGACCTTTATAACCTTCGCTTCTGACATCCTTTACGATATCCACTATTGCGGGTTTTTTGCCATGGTTAACAATTACTTTACCGTCTTTAATCTTAAAATAATTTTTAGACCAAATTTTTATTCCGTAATCCATATGCTTACCTCAAAAAAGGATTGGTTTGCTTTTCAAAACCTATAGTTGTTTTATCCCCATGTCCTGGTATTACTACTGTCTCACTTGGCAACTTAAATAATTTATTTTTAATCCCGCTTACCAGCGCATCGAAATCTGAGTAAGGAAAATCAGTCCTCCCTATTGAAAGATAAAAAAGAGAGTCGCCAGATATGAGAATATTTTGATTTTCAATCAGATAACACATACCGCCCGGTGTGTGGCCGGGGGTCGCTATCGCTCTTATCTTTACACCTTCAATTTCAAAGATATCACCATCGTTGACATCCTTGTCTATTGTTGGCGCTTTTCGTGGAGGAAGGCCAAAAATGACTGCTTGTTTTGCGGAGTCTTCCATAATTTGTTCATCCTTTTTTGAAACATAAAAAGGTATATTATATTTTTTCTTTAAATCATTGACTGCACCGATATGATCAAAATGGCCATGTGTATTCAGAATGAATAAAGGTGTTAGTTTGTTTTTTTCAATGTACTCGTCTATCTCCGTAAAATCATCACCCGGGTCAAAAATTATACATTTGTCATTAACTGAAAAGATGGAGCAGTTTACATAAAGTGGCCCCACATTTAAAATCTGAAGTTTCATCTTTTCTCCCATAAAAAAATATTTTTATTGTTTCTCTAAAATTATAGTTACAGGGCCGTTATTTACAAGGCCGATTTTCATTTTTGCTCCAAATACTCCTGTTTTAACTTTACTGTCTCCGAGTATATTTTTGCATTTTTCTATAAATTTTTCATAATATTTTATGGCTTTCTCCGGATGCATGGCGTTCATAAAATCGGGTCTCATCCCCTTTTTAGATTCACCAGCCAAAGTAAACTGACTTACTATCAGTAACTCTCCGTCAATATCCTGAACAGATAAATCCATTTTACCAGAATCATTTTCAAAAATACGAAGTCCGCATACCTTTTTAGACATAAAATCTATATATGATTCTTCGTCATCATTAAAGAAACCTACAAGGACTAAAAGGCCTTTTCCTATTTGGGAATATATTTTTTCATCTATTTCAACGTAAGCAGAATCAGCTCTTTGGATACAACATTTCACTTGAGCACTCTCCTTATATTGACTTTCAGTACTGCTAAACAAAGAAAGTAAGTCATAGCAGAAATTAAAATTACAATCAATAGGTTTAAAGTGTAATATTTTAATATTATTACGACAGTGGCCATTACTGTCGAAGCGAATACTATTTTCAAAACAACTGTAAAATTATTTTTAAGATTAAACTTATAATCTCTGATATTTATATACAAAAGAATTGTATTTATTGCTGCGGCACAAGAAGATGCAAGTGCGATACCTGCATGAGAAAACCATTTTATAAATAATAACATAAAAGTTACATTGCATATAAATGATACCGCTGCGATTTTTACAGGGGTCTTTGTATCTTTTCGAGAGTGAAATACTTTTGTAAACAGATTCACAAAAGAAAAGAATATCAAGCCTGCGGAGTACATAATAAGAGCCGAAGCGGTTTGCATAGCATCAAATTCGGTGAAATGGTTTCTCTGATATATAAAACGAGTGATTTCGTCAGATAGTAAAATAAGACCGATTGTTGCAGGTAGTATTATTAAAATGATGGCAATAAACGCCTTGTCGATGAGATTGTGTTGTTTTGATTGTGTGTCAATTATTTCAGTTTTGCTAAGCTCGGCAAGTGCTACACCGCTTAGTGCAACGGAGAAAACACCGAGGGGGAACTGAAAAAGACGATTTGCATAATACAGATAAGAAATGCTCCCTTCATTTAAAAATGAGGCTACAATCCTTCCTACGGTAAAATTTAATTGACTAATGCCTACCCCAAAAATAGATGGAATTATAAGTAAAAAAGTTTTTTTTACATTATCGGACATTTCAAGCTTTGATTCTATTCTGTAGCCGTAACCGTATGAAAATACAAATAATAGTAGTAGTTGTAAAACCCCTCCTACAAAAACACCGTAAGCCAAATAGTAAATATTATGGTCAAGTATCCACCCTATATAAGCACCTGCTATCATGGAAATATTTAAAAGGGCAGTGGACGATTGGGGGATAAAAAAACTTCCCAAAAGATTTAAAAAACCTGCAAATATTGAAGATATGCTGATAAATAAAAGGTATGGCATAACAATTTTCAAAATGCTTGAAGCAAAGATGACCATCTCTTTATCGTTTGCATACCCCGGCAGGAATAATAAAATAAAGTATTTAGAAAAAATTATTATAATAAAAGTCATTAGTCCTACAATTAATAACAAATATGCAATTATTTTTGTCATATAGGTGTTGGAATATTTGACACCTTTACTTCTGTTTTCAGCTAAAATGGGGATAAAAGCGGAAGAAAGCGCCCCTTCTGCGAATAAAGCTCTGAATAGGTTTGGAATTGCAAATGCTACAAAAAAAGCATCAGTGTATTTTGAGGCACCGAAAAGAGCGGCAATGACTAAGTCTCTGATAAGTCCAAAGATTCTACTGGTGAACACTCCGAAACTTGAGTGTAATATTTTGGCAAATAAAGAACGATTTTTTTCTTTAAATTTCATTATAGTTAAACTTCAATAACCTCTTTTCAATATTTTAGCTGCAACTTTTCTAAAAATTACTTTACACATAAGATTATACAAGTTATAATACGATATAGTTAAAAATGGAAGTAATTTTATCTTTTAAAGGAGGCTGTCGGTTATGACCAAGTCAGAATTAATTGAAAAGCTATCAGAAGAGTATCCTGATATGACAAAAAAGCAGATTGAGTTTATTGTAAATGGCGTGTTTTCATCTATTAAAGATACTCTTAAAAGTGGTGGTAAGGTAGAGATTAGAGGGTTTGGAAGTTTTAAAGTAAGGGAAAAATCAGCAAAAACTGGAAGAAATCCTAAAACAGGGGAAAAAGTGGAAGTCCCTGCCAAGAAAGTCCCTTATTTCAAGCCCGGGAAAGAGATTAAAGAACAGTTAATAAATCTTTAATAAAAGCAAATTTGTTTTAAATATTTTTTTAAAATAAAAAAGGCACCGTTTAAGGTGCCTTTTATTTTATCGCCAAACCTCGGCGATTATTTTTTAAGCTCAGCTAAAGCCTGAATGACCGCAAGATGATGTCGAACCAGCATTTCCCACAGAAGAAACTTTACTCATCTTTTTTTCTACATTTTGAGATTTGCAAGAAGGGCATTCAACCTTTGCGTCCTGTTTTATTACTAACTTTGAAAAAACATTTTTGCAATCTTTGCACTCGTATTCGTAAATTGGCATTTACTACCTCTTAAAGGTGTTTGTTTAACGCATCAACATAAACGCCCTTAGGTTGAACGCCTATAAACTGCTCAACAACCTTTCCGCCTTTAAAAATAATAACGGTAGGAATGCTCATAATGCCAAATTGAGCAGCTAACTGCTGATTGTCATCAACGTTTACTTTACCTACTTTTGCTTTACCTTCAAATTCTTTAGCTATTTGGTCGATAGTGGGGGTAAGCATCTTACAAGGACCGCACCATACTGCCCAAAAGTCCACAAGCACCGGAACATCACTATCTAATACTTCACTCTTAAAATTTTCGGTCGTAAATACAGTTGCCATCCATTACCTCCTAAATTGATTGATTTCACAATATATATTTTATACAAAAATTGTCAACAAAAACGAAAAAGTATTACTCTTTAAAAAT
Proteins encoded in this window:
- the trxA gene encoding thioredoxin — its product is MATVFTTENFKSEVLDSDVPVLVDFWAVWCGPCKMLTPTIDQIAKEFEGKAKVGKVNVDDNQQLAAQFGIMSIPTVIIFKGGKVVEQFIGVQPKGVYVDALNKHL
- a CDS encoding D-tyrosyl-tRNA(Tyr) deacylase, which gives rise to MKCCIQRADSAYVEIDEKIYSQIGKGLLVLVGFFNDDEESYIDFMSKKVCGLRIFENDSGKMDLSVQDIDGELLIVSQFTLAGESKKGMRPDFMNAMHPEKAIKYYEKFIEKCKNILGDSKVKTGVFGAKMKIGLVNNGPVTIILEKQ
- a CDS encoding zinc ribbon domain-containing protein, with the protein product MPIYEYECKDCKNVFSKLVIKQDAKVECPSCKSQNVEKKMSKVSSVGNAGSTSSCGHSGFS
- a CDS encoding MBL fold metallo-hydrolase, translating into MKLQILNVGPLYVNCSIFSVNDKCIIFDPGDDFTEIDEYIEKNKLTPLFILNTHGHFDHIGAVNDLKKKYNIPFYVSKKDEQIMEDSAKQAVIFGLPPRKAPTIDKDVNDGDIFEIEGVKIRAIATPGHTPGGMCYLIENQNILISGDSLFYLSIGRTDFPYSDFDALVSGIKNKLFKLPSETVVIPGHGDKTTIGFEKQTNPFLR
- the speA gene encoding biosynthetic arginine decarboxylase; translation: MDYGIKIWSKNYFKIKDGKVIVNHGKKPAIVDIVKDVRSEGYKGPLLIRFPHLIKNQIDTLFESFEKSMKEYSYKGKFNGVFPLKVNQFPNFVIPLTEISQGYNYGLEAGSKPELIIAMSYTNLGSPIIVNGFKDKEMITLGFIAAQMGHDITITIEGINELETILEVAKEMGPPYPNIGLRIRLHSSGIGIWAKSGGINSKFGLTSAELVEAMTMLKQADMLENFKMIHFHIGSQISEISPMKKALREAGNIYAELYKMGATNLNSVDLGGGLAVEYSQHKGIYEKNYTLEEFTSDVVYLLKMISQNKKVPEPDIYIEAGRFIAASHAIVVAPVLELFSQEYDQKELNLKEKNPPLIDELYELYKIMNENNAIEFLHDSLDHMESLLTLFDLGYIDLIDRSNTEILVHLIIKKAVDLLKNKNLTDIINIQNMIQERYLLNFSIFQSLPDYWGLGQNFPVMPLEKLDEDPTRSASLWDITCDSDGEISFDTQKPLFLHDVNLTEEDYFLCFFLVGAYQETMGMQHNLFTHPTELTVNFDEDGNYEIKNIIEAQNILDILDDMDYDIKDVERRLKQKIEESEKINDDMRGYILGKLYVFLSENCYLKTIAGCKND
- a CDS encoding saccharopine dehydrogenase family protein; this encodes MGKVIIIGAGGVGNVVAKKCASLPNVFTEICLASRTLSKCKQIAKEVKQNYNVDINVEQVDADNVNDLVALFKKYNPDLVINVALPYQDLTIMDACLEAGVNYLDTANYEPIDTAHFEYSWQWAYQDKFKEKGLMAILGCGFDPGVTNIFCAYAQKHLYDEINYIDILDCNAGNHGHPFATNFNPEINIREVTQVVRHWKDGKWVETPPIIEDGSVHFTFDYPVAGPHESYLLYHEELESLVKNIKGLKRIRFWMTFSNNYLTHLKVLQNVGMTRIDEVDYEGCKVVPLKFLKALLPDPGTLGENYTGKTVIGCVFDGIKDGKRFKKYIYNVCDHAEAYKEVQAQAVSYTTGVPAMIGAMMFLTGEWKGEGVFNVEQLDPDKFMEALNKYGLPWQITDFDGKLPE
- a CDS encoding integration host factor subunit beta; its protein translation is MTKSELIEKLSEEYPDMTKKQIEFIVNGVFSSIKDTLKSGGKVEIRGFGSFKVREKSAKTGRNPKTGEKVEVPAKKVPYFKPGKEIKEQLINL
- the murJ gene encoding murein biosynthesis integral membrane protein MurJ, yielding MKFKEKNRSLFAKILHSSFGVFTSRIFGLIRDLVIAALFGASKYTDAFFVAFAIPNLFRALFAEGALSSAFIPILAENRSKGVKYSNTYMTKIIAYLLLIVGLMTFIIIIFSKYFILLFLPGYANDKEMVIFASSILKIVMPYLLFISISSIFAGFLNLLGSFFIPQSSTALLNISMIAGAYIGWILDHNIYYLAYGVFVGGVLQLLLLFVFSYGYGYRIESKLEMSDNVKKTFLLIIPSIFGVGISQLNFTVGRIVASFLNEGSISYLYYANRLFQFPLGVFSVALSGVALAELSKTEIIDTQSKQHNLIDKAFIAIILIILPATIGLILLSDEITRFIYQRNHFTEFDAMQTASALIMYSAGLIFFSFVNLFTKVFHSRKDTKTPVKIAAVSFICNVTFMLLFIKWFSHAGIALASSCAAAINTILLYINIRDYKFNLKNNFTVVLKIVFASTVMATVVIILKYYTLNLLIVILISAMTYFLCLAVLKVNIRRVLK